The Thiohalophilus sp. genome has a window encoding:
- a CDS encoding ubiquinone biosynthesis accessory factor UbiJ, with product MSLAGETLVLLEAALEASLNRALRLDPVTFEQLARFEGRRIALELHGTGLTLLLLPGQDGIQVMSGDAGQADTVISGTPLALAELSFGDARRVLFAGDVTIRGDVETGQAFKRLLDHLEIDWEEQLSRYTGDVVAHQLGDLFRGLQGWGAQARRVLGRNLAEFLQQESRQLATRDAVAEFVREVDRLRDDGERLQQRVMLLQQHLPSDKQTS from the coding sequence GTGAGTCTGGCGGGTGAGACACTCGTGTTGCTGGAGGCGGCCCTGGAGGCCAGCCTGAACCGGGCGTTGCGCCTGGACCCGGTGACCTTTGAGCAACTGGCTCGTTTTGAAGGCCGGCGCATCGCGCTGGAGTTGCACGGCACCGGCCTGACCCTGTTGCTGTTGCCGGGGCAGGATGGCATCCAGGTCATGAGCGGTGACGCCGGGCAGGCGGATACGGTGATCAGCGGGACGCCGCTGGCCCTGGCCGAACTGAGCTTCGGGGATGCGCGACGGGTCCTGTTCGCCGGGGATGTGACCATACGCGGCGACGTGGAAACCGGTCAGGCCTTCAAGCGCCTGCTGGATCATCTCGAGATTGACTGGGAAGAACAGTTGAGCCGTTACACGGGCGATGTGGTCGCTCACCAGCTGGGCGATCTGTTTCGCGGTTTGCAGGGCTGGGGAGCGCAGGCACGGCGCGTGCTGGGGCGTAACCTGGCGGAATTCCTGCAACAGGAAAGCCGGCAACTGGCGACCCGGGACGCGGTCGCGGAGTTTGTTCGGGAGGTTGATCGGTTGCGCGACGACGGCGAGCGTCTGCAGCAGCGTGTTATGCTGCTGCAACAGCATTTGCCGTCAGACAAACAGACTTCATAA
- the hslV gene encoding ATP-dependent protease subunit HslV: protein MKQFDGTTVLCVRRDNKVVLGADGQVSFGDTVMKGNARKVRRLYHNKVLAGFAGGTADAFTLFEYFEGKLEKHSGNLVRSAVEMAKDWRTDRTLRRLEALLTVADKEAMLIISGNGDVIEPEYNLVAIGSGGPYAQAAARALLENSELDARAITEKALNIAADTCIYTNHNLVIEELEH from the coding sequence GTGAAACAGTTTGACGGCACGACAGTGCTCTGCGTGCGGCGCGATAACAAGGTGGTGCTGGGCGCCGACGGCCAGGTCAGTTTTGGTGACACGGTCATGAAGGGCAATGCCCGCAAGGTACGTCGCCTCTATCATAACAAGGTGCTGGCCGGTTTCGCCGGTGGCACGGCCGATGCCTTCACCCTGTTTGAATACTTCGAGGGCAAGCTGGAAAAACACTCCGGTAATCTGGTGCGCTCCGCCGTGGAGATGGCCAAGGACTGGCGCACCGATCGCACCCTGCGCCGGCTCGAAGCTCTGCTGACCGTGGCCGACAAGGAGGCGATGCTGATCATCTCCGGCAATGGCGATGTGATCGAACCGGAGTACAACCTGGTGGCGATCGGTTCCGGCGGACCCTATGCCCAGGCCGCGGCCCGGGCGCTGCTGGAAAACAGCGAGCTGGATGCCCGCGCCATCACCGAGAAAGCCTTGAATATTGCCGCCGACACCTGCATCTATACCAACCATAACCTGGTTATCGAAGAACTCGAACACTGA
- a CDS encoding DUF971 domain-containing protein codes for MNNVKPTEINLHQASHILEIAFDDGSRFELPTEYLRVYSPSAEVQGHGPGQEKLQIGKQDVNIERIEQVGHYAIQLYFDDNHDTGIYSWDTLYNLGQNYDELWQQYLDRLKEAGKERPEPEHLKNRA; via the coding sequence ATGAACAATGTGAAACCGACTGAAATCAATCTGCACCAGGCCTCCCATATTCTGGAAATCGCCTTTGACGACGGCAGCCGTTTCGAACTGCCGACCGAATACCTGCGGGTTTATTCCCCGTCGGCGGAAGTGCAGGGCCACGGCCCGGGCCAGGAAAAGCTGCAAATCGGCAAGCAGGACGTCAACATCGAACGTATCGAGCAGGTCGGCCACTATGCCATCCAGCTCTACTTCGACGACAATCACGATACCGGTATCTATTCCTGGGACACGCTCTACAACCTGGGCCAGAACTACGATGAGCTGTGGCAGCAATACCTGGACCGGCTCAAAGAAGCCGGCAAGGAACGGCCCGAACCCGAACACCTTAAAAACAGGGCCTAG
- the hslU gene encoding ATP-dependent protease ATPase subunit HslU, with protein MSQMTPREIVQELDKHIIGQSAAKRAVAIALRNRWRRSCVDVELRNEITPKNILMIGPTGVGKTEIARRLARLANAPFIKVEATKFTEVGYVGRDVESIIRDLVEVSIKITREQAMDKVRHRASDAAEERVLDILLPPARSSSFGFNAEQPAEKSSEQENATRQKFRKKLREGELDDKEIEIEVSDSPMGVEIMAPPGMEEMTNQLQGMFQNLSGQRTKTRKMTISQALKTLTDEEAGKLVNEEEIKIKAVENVEQHGIVFLDEMDKIAKRSETSGTDVSREGVQRDLLPLVEGSSVSTKYGVVRTDHILFIASGAFHLSKPSDLIPELQGRLPIRVELEPLTTDDFVRILTEPDASLTEQYRALMYTEDVQLTFTDDGIHRLAEIAWQVNERTENIGARRLHTMLERLLEQISFEASERAGEQIKITADYVDENLAELAQDEDLSRYIL; from the coding sequence ATGTCCCAGATGACACCGCGCGAGATTGTCCAGGAACTGGACAAGCACATTATCGGCCAGTCCGCCGCCAAGCGGGCGGTGGCTATCGCCCTGCGCAACCGCTGGCGACGCAGTTGTGTGGATGTTGAGCTGCGCAACGAGATCACGCCCAAGAACATTCTGATGATCGGCCCTACCGGGGTCGGCAAGACCGAGATCGCCCGGCGTCTGGCACGGCTGGCCAATGCCCCGTTCATCAAGGTGGAAGCGACCAAGTTCACAGAAGTGGGCTATGTTGGTCGGGATGTGGAGTCGATCATCCGTGATCTGGTCGAGGTCTCCATCAAGATTACCCGCGAGCAGGCGATGGACAAGGTCCGCCACCGGGCGTCCGATGCCGCCGAAGAACGGGTCCTGGATATCCTGCTGCCGCCGGCACGCAGCAGCAGCTTTGGTTTCAATGCCGAACAACCCGCCGAAAAGAGCAGCGAGCAGGAAAATGCCACCCGGCAAAAATTCCGCAAGAAATTGCGCGAGGGCGAGCTGGACGACAAGGAAATCGAAATCGAGGTCAGCGACTCACCGATGGGGGTCGAGATCATGGCCCCGCCCGGCATGGAGGAGATGACCAACCAGCTACAGGGCATGTTCCAGAATCTCTCCGGTCAGCGTACCAAAACGCGCAAGATGACCATCAGCCAGGCCCTCAAGACCCTGACCGACGAGGAAGCCGGCAAGCTGGTCAACGAGGAAGAGATTAAAATCAAGGCGGTGGAAAACGTCGAACAGCACGGCATCGTGTTTCTGGACGAGATGGACAAGATCGCCAAGCGCAGCGAAACCTCCGGCACCGATGTCTCCCGCGAAGGTGTCCAGCGGGATCTGTTGCCGCTGGTGGAGGGTTCCAGCGTCAGTACCAAGTACGGCGTGGTGCGTACCGATCACATCCTGTTTATCGCCTCGGGGGCGTTTCATCTGTCCAAGCCCTCGGATCTGATACCCGAATTGCAGGGCCGCTTACCGATCCGGGTCGAGCTGGAACCGCTGACAACCGACGACTTTGTTCGCATTCTTACCGAGCCCGATGCCTCGCTGACCGAACAGTATCGTGCCCTGATGTATACCGAGGATGTGCAACTGACCTTTACCGACGACGGCATCCATCGCCTGGCGGAGATTGCCTGGCAGGTGAATGAGCGGACAGAAAACATCGGCGCCCGACGCCTGCACACCATGCTCGAACGACTGCTGGAGCAGATTTCATTCGAGGCGTCGGAACGGGCCGGCGAACAGATCAAAATCACCGCGGACTATGTGGATGAAAATCTCGCCGAGCTGGCGCAAGATGAGGATCTGAGTCGTTATATTCTGTAA
- a CDS encoding aminopeptidase: MMFHICKTLLLCVILTTLSGCSSFSYYLGAVNGHAGILNQQRPVSEVIADPTTRAELRSALLDIQRARQFAVEALQLPDNDSYRYYADIEREYAVWNVIATPELSVEPRRWCFLFAGCLNYRGYFSERQANDYAAGLEQAGYDTYVAGARAYSTLGWFDDPLLNTMLLRDEARRIGIVFHELAHQKLYLADDPAFNESFAVFIEQEGVKRWFVAQERPQAYARYRQTLERRRQFHALLLATRQRLKPLYASDLNDADKRAKKQQYFAQLKRDYQTLKQQWGGYEAYDNWMQQPLNNAHLALVATYREQVAGFAQLLDSLDGDLTAFYTAVERLARLSPEQRKRALINDTD, encoded by the coding sequence ATGATGTTCCACATATGTAAAACCCTGTTGCTGTGCGTGATCCTCACCACGCTTTCGGGCTGCAGTTCCTTCTCCTACTACCTGGGCGCGGTTAACGGCCATGCCGGGATCCTTAACCAGCAGCGGCCGGTCAGTGAAGTTATCGCCGATCCCACCACCCGTGCCGAACTTCGATCTGCCTTGCTTGATATCCAGCGCGCCCGTCAGTTTGCGGTCGAGGCATTACAGCTGCCCGATAATGACAGCTATCGCTATTACGCGGATATCGAGCGCGAGTATGCCGTATGGAATGTGATCGCCACACCCGAATTGTCGGTCGAGCCTCGCCGGTGGTGTTTTCTGTTTGCCGGCTGTCTCAACTACCGCGGTTATTTCAGCGAGCGGCAGGCCAACGACTATGCCGCCGGTCTGGAACAGGCCGGTTATGATACCTACGTGGCCGGGGCGCGTGCCTATTCCACCCTGGGCTGGTTCGACGATCCGCTGCTCAACACCATGCTGTTACGTGATGAGGCCCGGCGGATCGGCATTGTGTTTCATGAACTGGCGCATCAAAAACTCTATCTTGCCGATGACCCGGCTTTTAACGAAAGTTTTGCCGTGTTCATCGAACAGGAGGGTGTCAAACGCTGGTTTGTTGCACAGGAGCGCCCACAGGCTTATGCCCGTTATCGCCAGACCCTCGAACGCCGCCGTCAGTTTCATGCCCTGTTACTGGCCACCCGCCAGCGGCTGAAACCACTGTATGCAAGCGATCTGAATGACGCCGACAAGCGAGCCAAAAAGCAGCAGTATTTCGCGCAGCTCAAACGGGATTATCAAACCCTGAAACAGCAGTGGGGAGGTTATGAAGCTTATGATAACTGGATGCAACAACCACTCAATAATGCCCACCTGGCCCTGGTCGCCACCTATCGCGAACAGGTTGCCGGATTCGCACAGCTGCTGGACTCACTGGATGGCGATCTGACGGCTTTCTATACGGCCGTCGAACGGCTCGCCAGGCTCTCCCCCGAACAACGAAAAAGGGCGTTGATAAACGACACGGACTAA
- a CDS encoding RDD family protein has product MTAAVARIQYAGFWRRALALLLDSLLYTALILPLLVGIYGPGYLNWWLGDSSQLASYGMTDLLITYVAPFVLVIVCWRRWQATPGKLLLDCRVVDARTHQPLSLRQAVIRALGYILSALPFYLGFVWAAIDKRKQALHDKLAGSVVIQVIDDDSDINVAQWRERLGL; this is encoded by the coding sequence ATGACCGCGGCGGTTGCCAGAATCCAGTATGCCGGCTTCTGGCGCCGCGCTCTGGCGTTACTGCTCGACAGCCTGCTTTACACGGCGCTGATTCTCCCGTTGCTGGTCGGGATCTACGGGCCCGGTTATCTGAACTGGTGGCTGGGTGACAGCAGTCAGCTGGCCAGTTATGGCATGACCGATCTGCTCATCACGTATGTTGCGCCATTTGTGCTGGTGATCGTTTGCTGGCGGCGCTGGCAGGCGACCCCCGGGAAACTGCTGCTCGATTGCCGGGTGGTGGACGCGCGCACCCATCAACCCTTGAGCCTGCGCCAGGCCGTCATCCGCGCGCTGGGCTATATCCTCTCCGCGCTGCCCTTTTATCTCGGTTTTGTCTGGGCCGCCATCGACAAACGCAAGCAGGCCCTGCACGACAAGCTCGCCGGCAGCGTGGTGATCCAGGTAATCGACGATGACAGCGACATCAATGTCGCGCAATGGCGGGAGCGTCTGGGCCTGTGA
- a CDS encoding DUF58 domain-containing protein: MSLARRAPRPSFLQRFNLARFFKGDAPSAAPWVLDRRNVYILPTRQGLFFAVTLVIILLGAINYNNSLGYFLTFLLGSIAIVGILHTYRNLLRLEVRLANIEPAFAGGEVTVPVALHNPGTERREQIALAFADQEPNRCAIPACGQCVVSLRRPAGERGWQPVGRFSLASTFPLGLFRAWSHVVPDSHYLVYPEPASEARLPQTSRYMASLVGDQGIGSDDFAGLRGYRSGDSLKHVHWKALAREQGLLTKQFGGDRSERLWLDWRMLEGRETEARLSQLCRWVIEAGQQGLEFGLWLPDQIIEPGRGHAHQQQCLQALALFGG; the protein is encoded by the coding sequence ATGAGCCTGGCCCGTCGCGCACCACGCCCGAGTTTCCTGCAGCGTTTTAATCTGGCGCGTTTTTTCAAGGGCGATGCACCCAGCGCGGCCCCCTGGGTGCTCGATCGGCGCAATGTCTATATTCTGCCGACCCGCCAGGGGCTGTTTTTCGCCGTGACGCTGGTGATCATCCTGCTCGGCGCGATCAACTATAACAACAGCCTGGGTTATTTTCTGACGTTCCTGCTGGGCAGTATCGCGATCGTGGGTATTTTGCACACTTATCGTAATCTGCTGCGCCTCGAGGTGCGCCTGGCCAACATCGAGCCGGCGTTTGCCGGCGGCGAGGTGACCGTCCCGGTGGCACTGCACAACCCGGGTACTGAAAGGCGCGAACAGATTGCACTGGCGTTTGCCGATCAGGAGCCGAACCGCTGTGCCATTCCGGCGTGCGGTCAGTGCGTGGTCTCCTTGCGCAGGCCCGCCGGGGAACGGGGCTGGCAACCGGTCGGCCGTTTCTCGCTGGCCAGTACCTTTCCCCTGGGCCTGTTCCGGGCCTGGAGTCACGTGGTGCCGGACTCGCACTATCTGGTCTATCCCGAACCCGCGAGCGAGGCGCGCCTGCCGCAAACCTCCCGCTATATGGCCAGCCTGGTCGGCGATCAGGGTATTGGCAGTGATGACTTTGCCGGCCTGCGCGGGTATCGCAGCGGGGATTCGCTCAAGCACGTTCACTGGAAAGCGCTGGCCCGTGAGCAGGGACTGTTAACCAAGCAATTCGGTGGCGATCGCAGTGAACGGTTATGGCTCGACTGGCGCATGCTCGAGGGCAGGGAGACCGAAGCCCGCCTGTCGCAATTGTGCCGCTGGGTGATCGAGGCCGGGCAACAGGGACTCGAATTCGGACTGTGGTTACCGGATCAGATCATCGAACCGGGTCGGGGTCACGCCCATCAACAACAGTGCCTGCAGGCACTCGCCCTGTTCGGAGGCTGA
- a CDS encoding FkbM family methyltransferase — protein MSKPILKRIEQSDGYKFTKLLVKRLVGEELWLRPEIRINTLNKGGWLFYPDRLNSESVVYSFGVGEDIDFDLVLINQFGLSVYAFDPTPSTVDWLSGQSDIPGKFQFHPWAVTDSDGSMTLYPRVRGNKKSKVMYTLIAEEGVADSGVDVPAFTIGSIMAKLGHDHIDLMKIDIEGAEYDVLENMLDHSIKPEQLLVEFHHRIPGIGPKKTAALIRRLRAAGYRLFAISETGRELSFLLQQ, from the coding sequence ATGTCAAAACCGATTTTAAAGCGAATCGAACAATCCGACGGTTACAAATTTACAAAACTGTTGGTCAAACGACTGGTCGGTGAAGAGCTGTGGCTCAGGCCGGAAATCCGGATTAACACGCTGAACAAAGGAGGCTGGCTGTTTTATCCGGACAGGCTGAATAGCGAATCCGTTGTTTATTCGTTCGGGGTAGGGGAAGATATCGATTTCGATTTGGTATTAATAAACCAGTTTGGTTTGTCGGTATATGCATTCGATCCCACGCCATCCACTGTTGACTGGTTATCCGGTCAGTCGGATATTCCCGGGAAGTTTCAGTTCCATCCCTGGGCGGTAACCGACAGTGATGGGTCCATGACGTTATACCCGCGTGTCAGGGGTAACAAAAAATCAAAAGTGATGTATACGCTAATTGCCGAAGAGGGTGTCGCCGACTCCGGCGTTGACGTGCCTGCGTTTACGATCGGCAGTATCATGGCCAAACTCGGCCATGATCATATCGACCTGATGAAGATCGACATTGAAGGGGCCGAGTACGATGTGCTGGAGAACATGCTCGATCATTCAATCAAACCGGAACAGTTGCTGGTGGAGTTTCATCACCGTATACCCGGTATTGGACCGAAAAAGACAGCGGCACTGATCCGGCGGCTGAGGGCGGCAGGCTATCGCCTTTTTGCGATTTCCGAGACGGGACGTGAATTGTCCTTCCTGCTTCAGCAATAG
- a CDS encoding 6-phosphofructokinase, with protein MATKKKAKKKVARKKTAVRRVKKEAPKNAFYAQSGGVTAVINASAAGVIETARNNKNKIGKVYAGRNGIIGALSEDLIDTSKESAAAIKALRHTPSGAFGSCRYKLKSLEANRREYERLIEVFEAHNIGYFFYNGGGDSADTCHKVSMLSEKMGYPVQAIHVPKTVDNDLPITDNCPGFGSVAKYIAVSTREASFDVQSMAKTSTKVFVIEVMGRHAGWIAAAGGLASSEDTPIPIVILFPEVKFDQKKFLARVDQLVKKHGYCSVVVSEGVHWPDGRFLAESDRKDAFGHAQLGGAATVIAEMVGSELGYKNHWAVADYLQRSARHIASKTDVDMAYAMGKAAVQLAIKGHNAVMPTVDRISNKPFKWKVGIAPLSKVANVEKMMPNNFITSDGFGITKKCRDYMLPLIKGEDYPPYKDGLPKYVRLKNVAVAKKLKKFTV; from the coding sequence ATGGCTACCAAGAAAAAAGCCAAAAAGAAAGTCGCCAGGAAAAAGACCGCGGTGCGCCGGGTGAAAAAAGAGGCGCCCAAAAACGCCTTTTACGCCCAGTCCGGCGGGGTGACCGCCGTGATCAATGCCAGTGCGGCGGGCGTGATCGAAACCGCGCGCAACAACAAGAACAAAATCGGCAAAGTCTATGCCGGGCGCAACGGCATCATTGGCGCACTGAGCGAGGACCTGATCGATACCAGCAAGGAATCCGCCGCAGCCATCAAGGCCCTGCGGCATACGCCGTCCGGTGCCTTTGGATCCTGCCGTTACAAGCTCAAGAGCCTGGAAGCCAACCGCCGCGAATATGAACGACTGATCGAAGTGTTCGAAGCGCACAACATCGGTTATTTCTTCTATAACGGGGGCGGCGATTCGGCGGATACCTGTCACAAGGTGTCCATGTTGTCGGAAAAAATGGGTTACCCGGTGCAGGCCATCCATGTACCCAAGACCGTGGATAACGACCTGCCGATCACCGACAACTGTCCCGGGTTCGGTTCGGTGGCCAAGTACATTGCCGTCTCCACCCGTGAAGCCAGCTTTGACGTGCAGTCCATGGCCAAGACCTCCACCAAGGTGTTCGTAATAGAGGTGATGGGTCGCCATGCCGGCTGGATCGCCGCCGCCGGGGGCCTGGCTTCTTCCGAAGATACGCCGATCCCAATCGTCATTCTGTTCCCGGAAGTAAAATTCGATCAGAAAAAATTCCTGGCCCGGGTGGATCAGCTGGTCAAGAAACACGGCTATTGCTCGGTGGTGGTCTCCGAAGGGGTGCACTGGCCCGACGGTCGTTTCCTGGCCGAATCCGATCGCAAGGACGCCTTCGGCCACGCCCAGCTGGGCGGTGCCGCCACGGTCATTGCCGAGATGGTGGGCAGTGAACTGGGTTACAAGAACCACTGGGCCGTGGCCGATTACCTGCAACGGTCCGCGCGCCATATCGCTTCCAAGACCGACGTTGACATGGCCTATGCTATGGGCAAGGCCGCCGTGCAACTCGCCATCAAGGGACACAATGCGGTGATGCCCACGGTGGATCGCATCTCCAACAAACCGTTCAAATGGAAAGTCGGTATAGCGCCGTTGTCCAAGGTGGCCAATGTCGAGAAGATGATGCCGAACAATTTCATCACCAGTGACGGTTTCGGCATTACCAAAAAATGCCGTGACTACATGCTGCCGTTAATCAAGGGCGAGGACTACCCGCCCTACAAGGACGGCCTGCCCAAATACGTCCGGCTCAAGAATGTGGCTGTCGCGAAAAAACTGAAGAAGTTCACCGTATAA
- a CDS encoding AAA family ATPase, translating into MDSPVKPDIRPLHQAISRLGEIIVGKPRAIRLAVTCLLARGHLLIEDQPGVGKTTLAHAIAAVMGLQYHRIQFTSDLLPADILGVSVYEQGTGQFKFHPGPIFAQLILADEVNRATPKTQSALLEAMEERQVTIEGETRALPEPFFVIATQNPTYQIGTFALPESQLDRFLIRLALGYPDASAERALLGGEDRRDLLEHLQPVLSPEDLLAYQQAVTRVHVSEDLLDYLQAMITLSREHPEIAVGLSPRAGLALLRAARAWALLEERDHVLPDDLQAVLPGVVTHRLRPVTGESGQAVERLVQQLLDVPIP; encoded by the coding sequence ATGGACAGCCCCGTCAAACCCGATATTCGCCCCCTGCATCAGGCTATTTCCCGTCTTGGTGAGATCATCGTCGGCAAACCGCGGGCGATTCGCCTGGCGGTGACCTGTCTGCTGGCCCGTGGGCATCTGTTGATCGAGGATCAACCCGGGGTGGGCAAAACCACACTGGCGCATGCCATTGCCGCGGTGATGGGACTGCAATACCACCGCATCCAGTTCACCAGCGATCTGTTACCGGCCGATATTCTCGGTGTGTCGGTGTATGAGCAGGGCACGGGGCAGTTTAAATTTCATCCCGGGCCGATCTTCGCCCAGTTGATCCTGGCCGACGAGGTCAATCGCGCCACACCCAAGACCCAGAGCGCCCTGCTGGAAGCGATGGAAGAACGACAGGTCACCATCGAAGGGGAGACCCGGGCCCTGCCCGAACCCTTTTTCGTGATCGCCACGCAAAATCCAACCTATCAGATCGGTACCTTCGCCCTGCCCGAGTCCCAGCTGGATCGGTTTTTAATACGCCTGGCACTGGGTTATCCCGATGCGTCGGCCGAACGAGCCCTGCTCGGCGGCGAAGATCGCCGGGATTTGCTGGAACACCTGCAGCCGGTGCTGAGTCCGGAGGATCTGCTCGCCTATCAACAGGCGGTGACCCGGGTGCACGTCAGCGAAGATTTGCTCGATTATTTGCAGGCGATGATTACTCTCAGCCGGGAACATCCGGAGATCGCCGTCGGTCTTTCCCCGCGTGCCGGTCTGGCACTGTTGCGGGCGGCCCGCGCCTGGGCGCTGCTGGAGGAACGGGATCACGTCCTGCCCGACGATCTGCAGGCGGTATTGCCCGGCGTGGTCACGCATCGGTTGCGGCCGGTGACCGGCGAGAGCGGCCAGGCGGTCGAGCGACTGGTGCAGCAGTTGCTGGACGTGCCCATCCCCTGA
- the ubiE gene encoding bifunctional demethylmenaquinone methyltransferase/2-methoxy-6-polyprenyl-1,4-benzoquinol methylase UbiE codes for MKKTTHFGYEEVPYEEKVRKVAGVFHSVAGKYDLMNDLMSMGVHRLWKRYTLDMSGVRQGDHVLDLAGGTGDLAEKFSRMVGSDGAVTLADINESMLRMGRDRLINDGIVGNLQYVQANAECLPFPDNHFDAITIAFGLRNVTDKDAALRSMLRVLKPGKPLLVLEFSKPVIKPLNPVYDVYSFKVLPLLGKLFANDPDSYRYLAESIRKHPDQETLKGMMEEAGFERCEYYNLSGGIVALHRGYKL; via the coding sequence ATGAAAAAGACCACCCATTTCGGTTATGAGGAAGTCCCGTACGAGGAGAAGGTGCGCAAGGTCGCGGGGGTGTTTCATTCGGTGGCCGGCAAGTACGATTTGATGAACGATCTGATGTCGATGGGCGTGCATCGGCTCTGGAAGCGGTATACGCTGGATATGAGCGGTGTTCGCCAGGGTGACCATGTGCTGGATCTGGCCGGGGGGACCGGCGATCTGGCGGAAAAGTTTTCCCGCATGGTGGGCTCCGACGGCGCCGTGACACTGGCCGACATTAATGAATCCATGCTGCGCATGGGTCGGGATCGGCTTATCAACGACGGTATCGTCGGTAATCTGCAATATGTGCAGGCCAACGCCGAGTGCCTGCCGTTTCCGGATAATCATTTTGATGCTATTACCATCGCCTTTGGCCTGCGCAATGTGACCGACAAGGACGCCGCGCTGCGCTCCATGTTGCGTGTGCTCAAACCGGGCAAACCGTTGCTGGTACTAGAATTTTCCAAACCGGTCATCAAACCGCTCAACCCGGTTTACGACGTCTATTCCTTCAAGGTATTGCCCCTGCTGGGCAAACTGTTCGCCAACGATCCCGACAGTTACCGTTATCTGGCCGAGTCGATTCGCAAGCACCCGGATCAGGAGACACTCAAGGGGATGATGGAAGAGGCCGGCTTCGAGCGCTGTGAGTATTACAATCTCAGCGGCGGCATTGTCGCCCTGCATCGCGGTTACAAGTTATGA